Genomic segment of Deltaproteobacteria bacterium:
AAGCGGCGCAATAAACTAAAACTCAAAGAAAACAGCAGCTTGGAAACCTGATCCCCGGTTGGCACTCTTTGTGCTTTCTCCAAGACACAGCGGGACGAACACGTTTCCCGCGAATCCCAAGGGAGGAAGTCGAATGGGAATCTTTACACGCTTGAGCGACATCATCAGCTCGAACATCAACTCGATGCTGGACAAGGCAGAGGATCCGGAAAAGCTCATCCGCCTGATGATCCAGGAGATGGAGGACACACTGGTCGAGATCAAGGTGGCTTGCGCCCAGGCGATGGCGACGCGCAAGAAGGTCGAGCGCGAGCTCGATGAAACGCGCCGGCGCCACGAACAGTGGGCGGACAAGGCCAGGCTCGCCGTGGACAAGGGACGTGAAGACCTGGCGCGGGAGGCGCTGATGGAGAAGCGGCGCTATCGGGAGCGCTCCGAGACCCTGGAGGACGAGGCGATCCAGTGTGCCGCCATCATTGAACAATACCAGTCGGACATGGCCCAGTTGGAAGACAAGCTGGCGAACGCGAAGGAAAAGCAACGCATCCTGGTACAGCGCCACATTCAGGCGCACGAGCGGAAGCGCGCCCAGACCGGGGTGCGCAAGATGGGCAGCGCCGACACCATGCTGCGTTTCGAGCAGTTCGAGAACCGTATCGAGCGCATGGAGGCCGAGGCCGACCTGGTCAACTTCGCGCGGAAGCCCGATCTCGATGAAGAGTTCGCCCGCCTCGGACAGGACGACGAGATCGAAGCCGAACTGCGGGCGCTCAAGGATGCCGCCGGGCGGTCCGATGCCTGAGAGGCGGCGGCGGTGTGTGCCGCTGAAGCGCGTGAGGTGAGCGAGGATGACACCGGAAGGCATCGTGGGAATAGTGTTGGGCGCGCTTGGGATCCTCTTGATCCTGGGCGCGGCCTTGATTGTCATGGTGGTATGGGCGATCAAGTCGCTCCGCGGCAACGGAGGCAGCGGCGATGAGGCCCAATTGATGCAAGAGCTCTACCAGGGGATGAGCCGG
This window contains:
- the pspA gene encoding phage shock protein PspA codes for the protein MGIFTRLSDIISSNINSMLDKAEDPEKLIRLMIQEMEDTLVEIKVACAQAMATRKKVERELDETRRRHEQWADKARLAVDKGREDLAREALMEKRRYRERSETLEDEAIQCAAIIEQYQSDMAQLEDKLANAKEKQRILVQRHIQAHERKRAQTGVRKMGSADTMLRFEQFENRIERMEAEADLVNFARKPDLDEEFARLGQDDEIEAELRALKDAAGRSDA